The Thermomicrobiales bacterium genome contains a region encoding:
- a CDS encoding MFS transporter, which produces MDDVSKQNNRILYLLCLCLIMGVLNFLAMTPFYPEVSSDLGVSISLLGQVVTFMVLLSAVLGLAIGPIVDRCGYRLPLTIGVCCVAINVTGAGLAPSFPWLLSISLVGGLADALTFGIPFAIVGVIFSPDDRKRALSWLVGSMSVGGIIGIPLLTVLGSATSWRVAMIALGGIAVCIAVLTLIVIPKDRRRSEIPWSFHVFTAAYAPVLGHASTVRLLTATAIRSICWLGVLTYLGAYLGQEHDLSTKGIGLVYTIGATGYAFGSSIAGRLIGRVAARIVVGIMCVVTALATVAAGFAINVGFAVGSIVVMAMASAVIAIGVTLLLSTESLGEQGTTMLLNGSMVNFGGAAGAAIGGGLIAMGGYQAFGLGLSAFSLLGAVLVLWPQRRERDVHTPLHPGVATEEPETAASI; this is translated from the coding sequence ATGGATGACGTATCGAAGCAGAACAATCGCATTCTCTATCTGCTTTGCCTCTGCCTGATCATGGGTGTGCTCAATTTTCTCGCGATGACCCCGTTCTATCCCGAGGTGTCTTCCGATCTCGGCGTGTCGATTTCCCTTCTGGGGCAGGTTGTCACGTTCATGGTGCTGTTGAGCGCCGTTCTCGGGCTTGCGATCGGTCCGATTGTCGATCGTTGCGGCTATCGTCTACCGCTGACCATCGGGGTTTGCTGCGTCGCCATCAACGTGACCGGCGCGGGGCTGGCTCCCTCATTTCCCTGGTTGCTGAGCATCAGCCTCGTCGGCGGGCTCGCGGACGCGCTGACGTTTGGCATTCCGTTCGCTATCGTAGGCGTCATCTTTTCGCCGGATGATCGGAAACGTGCCCTCAGCTGGCTGGTTGGGTCGATGAGCGTTGGCGGGATCATCGGGATCCCGTTGCTCACGGTCCTCGGCAGCGCCACCAGCTGGCGGGTGGCCATGATTGCGCTCGGCGGAATCGCGGTATGCATTGCGGTGCTGACACTCATCGTCATTCCCAAAGACCGCCGCCGGTCTGAAATCCCTTGGAGTTTCCATGTGTTCACGGCTGCCTATGCTCCTGTGCTGGGTCACGCTTCGACAGTCCGCCTATTGACGGCAACCGCAATTCGCTCGATCTGCTGGCTTGGGGTGCTCACCTACCTGGGAGCGTACCTGGGTCAGGAACATGATTTGAGCACCAAAGGGATCGGGCTCGTCTACACCATCGGCGCGACCGGCTATGCGTTCGGGAGCTCGATTGCGGGACGATTGATCGGCCGTGTGGCGGCGCGGATAGTCGTGGGCATCATGTGCGTCGTGACCGCGCTTGCCACGGTAGCGGCGGGCTTCGCCATCAATGTGGGTTTCGCGGTCGGTTCGATTGTGGTTATGGCGATGGCAAGCGCTGTGATCGCAATCGGCGTGACCCTGTTGCTGTCGACCGAGAGCCTGGGCGAGCAAGGAACCACGATGCTGCTGAACGGATCGATGGTCAATTTTGGCGGGGCGGCCGGCGCGGCGATTGGCGGAGGTTTGATCGCTATGGGCGGGTATCAGGCGTTTGGCCTTGGGCTTTCTGCGTTTTCCCTGTTGGGAGCGGTGTTGGTGTTGTGGCCACAACGCCGGGAGCGTGATGTGCACACACCGTTGCACCCGGGTGTTGCAACCGAGGAGCCGGAAACAGCGGCGTCGATTTGA
- a CDS encoding SH3 domain-containing protein, translating into MKRGFLALLLLAAMALGAVQQPQQASAQSCGPCPAYVTQSLNLRASASSSSAVLAVMPAGSTPVWYPDYGISATGYARVRYGSTYGYAFADYMLLYPAWGYATTAVNLRSGAGTNYSVLLVIPRNGPVTVLSGPTSNGWYNVQYGTVAGYIIGTYLAFQDNNVSFVPGETPYTTTSLRLRTGAGTGYGTIAILPAGTVVTIISGPIFANTYGWYRVSTPYGTGWVAGDYLQ; encoded by the coding sequence ATGAAGAGAGGATTCCTCGCGTTACTCCTTCTCGCCGCGATGGCGCTTGGCGCCGTGCAACAGCCGCAACAGGCAAGCGCGCAATCGTGCGGCCCGTGCCCGGCATATGTGACCCAGAGCCTCAATCTGCGCGCTTCGGCCTCGAGTTCTTCGGCCGTGTTGGCGGTGATGCCAGCCGGGTCGACCCCGGTTTGGTACCCGGACTACGGTATCAGCGCTACCGGATATGCCCGCGTCCGCTACGGCTCGACCTACGGCTACGCGTTCGCTGACTACATGCTGCTCTACCCGGCCTGGGGGTACGCCACCACGGCGGTGAATCTGCGCAGCGGAGCTGGCACCAATTACAGCGTGCTGCTCGTGATTCCCAGAAATGGGCCGGTGACGGTGCTGTCTGGCCCGACCTCGAACGGCTGGTACAACGTCCAGTACGGCACGGTGGCCGGATACATCATCGGCACCTACCTCGCCTTCCAGGACAACAATGTCAGCTTCGTCCCGGGTGAGACGCCATACACCACCACGTCACTGCGGCTGCGCACCGGCGCTGGCACCGGTTACGGCACCATCGCGATCCTCCCCGCTGGCACGGTGGTAACGATCATCTCCGGCCCGATCTTTGCCAACACGTACGGCTGGTATCGGGTCTCGACCCCCTACGGCACTGGCTGGGTCGCAGGAGACTATCTGCAGTAA
- a CDS encoding RES family NAD+ phosphorylase — MTAFDPRPWHGVVYRQIPVQSPFPPLDTHLAGRSREQRWNAPGEPTLLLANSRETARAELAAHFQRDRHPDLAPLLQERRVYAIELSLERVFDLTDAAVIDGLAIPNAPGCFADRAVARATAGFLRHVRGAHGIVVPSLALPANPAHWNLVVFLERIPSLEAVVANLVPADTFQLDSG, encoded by the coding sequence ATGACCGCTTTCGATCCGAGACCCTGGCACGGTGTCGTCTACCGGCAGATTCCGGTCCAGTCACCCTTTCCGCCGCTCGATACGCATCTGGCGGGCCGTTCGCGCGAGCAGCGCTGGAATGCCCCCGGTGAGCCGACTTTGCTGCTCGCGAACTCGCGCGAAACCGCGCGGGCCGAACTCGCTGCGCATTTCCAGCGAGACCGGCATCCCGACCTCGCACCTCTGCTGCAGGAACGCAGGGTTTACGCCATCGAGCTCTCCCTGGAGCGCGTCTTCGATCTTACCGACGCCGCTGTCATCGACGGGCTGGCGATTCCGAATGCCCCCGGTTGCTTTGCCGACCGCGCGGTTGCACGCGCCACGGCCGGGTTCCTGCGCCATGTCCGCGGCGCGCACGGGATCGTCGTTCCATCACTGGCACTCCCGGCAAACCCCGCTCATTGGAATCTGGTCGTCTTTCTGGAGCGCATACCGTCGCTGGAAGCGGTGGTGGCCAATCTCGTACCCGCAGACACCTTCCAGCTCGATTCTGGCTGA